A single window of Candidatus Polarisedimenticolaceae bacterium DNA harbors:
- a CDS encoding efflux RND transporter permease subunit, which translates to MKPVGASGAIARAFLTSKLTPLLVLASLALGLMAVVATPREEEPQIVVPMIDVMAAWPGSSAADVERLVVAPLERAIREIPGVEYVYATAQPSGAMLVVRFFVNSDPERAIVNVRDKVANASALLPAGALPPAVIPRAIDDVPILALTFASGTQDPMALRRMAAEFEEEARRLPDVSATTLIGGLRREIRVELDADALASRGLPPVAVVRALAASGLAMPSGSFGSPAGEIRVEAGEFLRHADEVRDVVVAAPGGKAVRVGDVARVLDGPEEPRAYVMHAERGRPAVSAVTLAIAKTRGSNATEVSSRVLDRLEEVRGRLLPAGVAVTVTRDYGETAEEKSNELIWHLLLATVSVVALIAVALGWREAIVVAVAVPVTLALTLLVYYLFGYTLNRVTLFALIFSIGILVDDAIVVVENIHRHIAHSGDAPELSSVLAVDEVGNPTILATFTVIAAILPMAFVSGLMGPYMRPIPVGASFAMLLSLLVAFIVSPWLALKLLRTQAGRGGHEAREGRIIRAYRATMAPLLDRPAIRWGALAGVGALLLASMALVPWKFVKVKMLPFDNKSEVQVVVDAPEGMPLETTLAAARAMADRLTREPEVRDVQVYAGTSAPFNFNGLVRHYFLRRGANVADLQVNLLPKEARDASSHAIALRLRPIVREIAQARGVRVKVAEIPPGPPVLSTLVAEVYGEDPAVRREIARRVLEVFDGTDGVVDTDWYVEQAQPEVRFSLDREKATLAGVAPEQTAATLRLAVSGLSAGVLHGQRDREPVDVRVTLPRVDRTDLARLAALRVVGTGGDAVPISEISRVERGETEPFLYRKNGRPVTYVIGEVAGGEESPVYALLAMKEKIATIQAPSGYAIEERFVDDPAKPGAERLVWDGEWRITYEVFRDLGIAFAAVLVLIYVLVVAWFRSFTVPLVIMAPIPLTLVGILPGHAVAGIFFTATSMIGMIALAGIIVRNSILLVDFIELSMEKGVPLREAVIEAGAVRMRPIVLTAAAVIVGGIVMVLDPIFQGLAVALMTGVFASTVLTLVVIPMLYYVVAKRTR; encoded by the coding sequence ATGAAACCCGTCGGCGCCTCGGGCGCGATCGCCCGGGCGTTCCTCACGAGCAAGCTCACGCCGCTGCTCGTCCTCGCCTCGCTCGCGCTCGGCCTGATGGCCGTGGTCGCGACCCCGCGCGAGGAGGAGCCGCAGATCGTCGTGCCGATGATCGACGTGATGGCGGCGTGGCCCGGATCGTCCGCCGCGGACGTCGAGCGCCTGGTGGTCGCCCCCCTCGAGCGCGCGATCCGCGAGATCCCCGGGGTCGAATACGTCTACGCGACCGCGCAACCTTCGGGCGCGATGCTCGTCGTGCGGTTCTTCGTGAACTCCGACCCGGAGCGCGCGATCGTGAACGTGAGGGACAAGGTCGCGAACGCGAGCGCGCTGCTCCCCGCGGGGGCCCTGCCCCCCGCGGTGATCCCGCGCGCGATCGACGACGTCCCCATTCTCGCGCTGACGTTCGCGTCGGGCACCCAGGACCCGATGGCCCTGCGACGGATGGCCGCCGAGTTCGAGGAGGAGGCCCGCCGGCTCCCCGACGTCTCGGCGACGACCCTGATCGGCGGGCTCCGACGCGAGATCCGCGTCGAGCTCGACGCCGACGCCCTCGCCTCCCGCGGGCTTCCCCCCGTGGCCGTCGTCCGGGCGCTCGCCGCCTCCGGACTCGCGATGCCCTCGGGCTCCTTCGGCTCCCCCGCCGGGGAGATCCGGGTCGAGGCCGGGGAGTTCCTCCGCCACGCCGACGAGGTCCGCGACGTCGTGGTGGCCGCCCCCGGCGGGAAGGCCGTCCGTGTGGGCGACGTGGCGCGCGTGCTGGACGGACCGGAGGAGCCCCGCGCGTACGTGATGCACGCGGAGCGCGGCCGTCCCGCCGTGTCCGCGGTCACCCTCGCGATCGCCAAGACCCGCGGAAGCAATGCGACCGAGGTCTCGTCCCGGGTTCTCGACCGGCTCGAGGAGGTGCGCGGCCGCCTGCTCCCCGCGGGAGTCGCGGTCACCGTGACGCGCGACTACGGGGAGACGGCCGAGGAGAAGTCGAACGAGCTGATCTGGCACCTGCTCCTCGCGACGGTGTCGGTCGTCGCCCTGATCGCCGTCGCGCTGGGCTGGCGCGAGGCGATCGTCGTCGCCGTCGCGGTGCCCGTCACCCTCGCGCTGACGCTTCTCGTCTACTACCTGTTCGGGTACACGCTCAACCGCGTCACCCTGTTCGCGCTGATCTTCTCGATCGGGATCCTCGTCGACGACGCGATCGTGGTGGTCGAGAACATCCACCGGCACATCGCGCACTCCGGAGACGCCCCCGAGTTGTCCTCCGTGCTCGCCGTCGACGAGGTCGGGAATCCCACGATTCTCGCGACCTTCACGGTGATCGCCGCGATCCTGCCGATGGCCTTCGTGAGCGGTCTGATGGGGCCTTACATGCGCCCGATCCCGGTCGGCGCGTCGTTCGCCATGCTCCTGTCGCTGCTGGTGGCGTTCATCGTGTCGCCGTGGCTCGCGCTCAAGCTCCTTCGTACGCAGGCCGGGCGCGGGGGGCACGAAGCCCGCGAAGGGCGGATCATCCGCGCGTACCGTGCGACGATGGCCCCGCTCCTCGACCGGCCCGCGATCCGCTGGGGAGCGCTCGCCGGCGTCGGGGCGCTGCTGCTCGCGTCGATGGCGCTCGTCCCGTGGAAGTTCGTCAAGGTCAAGATGCTCCCGTTCGACAACAAGAGCGAGGTTCAGGTCGTCGTCGACGCCCCCGAGGGAATGCCGCTCGAGACCACGCTCGCCGCCGCCCGGGCGATGGCGGACCGGCTCACGCGAGAGCCCGAGGTCCGCGACGTGCAGGTTTACGCGGGGACCTCGGCGCCGTTCAACTTCAACGGCCTCGTGCGCCACTACTTCCTGCGGCGCGGCGCCAACGTCGCCGACCTGCAGGTCAACCTCCTGCCCAAGGAGGCGCGCGACGCCTCGAGCCACGCGATCGCGCTCCGGCTGCGGCCGATCGTGCGCGAGATCGCGCAGGCGCGGGGCGTTCGCGTGAAGGTCGCCGAGATCCCGCCGGGGCCCCCGGTGCTCTCCACGCTCGTGGCCGAGGTCTACGGCGAGGACCCCGCGGTGCGCCGCGAGATCGCCCGCCGCGTCCTCGAGGTGTTCGACGGGACCGACGGGGTCGTCGACACCGACTGGTACGTCGAGCAGGCCCAGCCCGAGGTGCGTTTCTCCCTCGATCGCGAGAAGGCGACGCTCGCCGGGGTGGCCCCGGAACAGACCGCCGCGACCCTGCGCCTCGCGGTCTCCGGCCTTTCCGCCGGGGTCCTGCACGGGCAACGCGACCGCGAGCCGGTCGACGTCCGGGTGACCCTCCCGCGCGTCGACCGGACCGACCTCGCGCGGCTGGCGGCGCTCCGGGTCGTGGGGACCGGCGGCGACGCGGTTCCGATCTCCGAGATCTCCCGCGTCGAGCGCGGCGAGACCGAGCCGTTCCTGTACCGCAAGAACGGCCGGCCGGTGACCTACGTGATCGGCGAGGTCGCGGGGGGCGAGGAGTCCCCCGTCTACGCCCTGCTCGCCATGAAGGAGAAGATCGCGACGATCCAGGCGCCTTCGGGGTACGCGATCGAGGAGCGTTTCGTCGACGACCCGGCGAAGCCGGGGGCCGAGCGGCTCGTCTGGGACGGGGAGTGGCGGATCACCTACGAGGTCTTCCGCGACCTCGGGATCGCCTTCGCCGCGGTCCTCGTGCTCATCTACGTCCTCGTCGTCGCCTGGTTCCGCTCGTTCACGGTGCCCCTCGTGATCATGGCGCCGATCCCGCTGACGCTCGTCGGCATCCTCCCCGGCCACGCGGTCGCGGGGATCTTCTTCACCGCGACCTCGATGATCGGGATGATCGCGCTGGCCGGGATCATCGTGCGCAACTCGATCCTGCTCGTGGACTTCATCGAGTTGTCCATGGAGAAGGGCGTGCCGCTTCGCGAGGCGGTGATCGAGGCGGGAGCCGTCCGGATGCGGCCGATCGTCCTCACCGCCGCCGCGGTGATCGTCGGCGGGATCGTGATGGTGCTCGACCCGATCTTCCAGGGCCTCGCCGTCGCGCTGATGACCGGCGTCTTCGCCTCGACGGTGCTGACCCTCGTCGTCATCCCGATGCTGTATTACGTCGTCGCGAAGCGGACGCGCTGA
- a CDS encoding TolC family protein, whose translation MKIPAWFVPALLAATASAAEPLTPESAVALALEHHPSLRAAAGEVDAARADLSLARTGWIPRIELQEDLARSTNPVFVFAGKLGQESFGPADFAIESLNRPDPLTNAATRVALRQNLFDADRSRLGRHAADAGVEAAERMRSRSADAVAFEATRAFWDAVLAGRALAAAVEGEKAAIENARLATARAEEGLTVPSDRLQAEVRLAEVRALKLRAEGAVASARAALRYALGVAEDRDFELMPPPVDPDDAPAPADPSQRADLLALDARLRQAEAGETMARRGWWPVIGLGAQYEWNADTPFASDGSNWTVALSARLPIFDGLETRARAARARADRDRLQAIRSQAAEGALLETRAAEAARSAASGRLIAARGAVGLAEEALRIVKDRYAEGLAVMVELLGAEAARTASLAELASAEHDLALARAAHDFAAGRPLAPEEAR comes from the coding sequence ATGAAGATCCCTGCGTGGTTCGTTCCGGCGCTCCTCGCGGCGACCGCCTCCGCCGCGGAACCGTTGACCCCCGAGAGCGCGGTCGCGCTCGCGCTCGAACATCACCCGTCCCTCCGGGCCGCGGCGGGGGAGGTCGACGCCGCCCGCGCCGACCTCTCCCTCGCCAGGACCGGCTGGATCCCGCGGATCGAGCTCCAGGAGGACCTCGCCCGCTCCACGAACCCGGTCTTCGTGTTCGCCGGAAAGCTCGGTCAGGAGAGCTTCGGTCCCGCCGACTTCGCGATCGAGTCGCTGAACCGCCCCGATCCGTTGACCAACGCCGCCACGCGCGTCGCCCTCCGCCAGAACCTCTTCGACGCGGACCGGAGCCGCCTCGGCAGGCACGCGGCGGATGCGGGGGTCGAAGCGGCGGAACGGATGCGCTCGCGTTCCGCCGACGCCGTCGCCTTCGAGGCGACGCGGGCGTTCTGGGACGCCGTCCTCGCCGGCCGTGCGCTCGCGGCCGCCGTCGAGGGGGAGAAGGCCGCGATCGAGAACGCGCGCCTCGCGACCGCGCGCGCCGAGGAGGGGTTGACCGTTCCCTCCGACCGCCTCCAGGCGGAAGTCCGCCTGGCGGAGGTCCGCGCGCTCAAGCTGCGGGCCGAAGGGGCGGTCGCCTCCGCCCGTGCCGCCCTCCGCTACGCGCTCGGGGTCGCCGAGGACCGCGACTTCGAGTTGATGCCTCCCCCGGTCGACCCCGACGACGCCCCGGCCCCGGCCGATCCGTCCCAACGCGCGGACCTGCTCGCGCTCGACGCCCGGCTGCGCCAGGCCGAGGCCGGAGAGACGATGGCGCGGCGCGGATGGTGGCCGGTGATCGGGCTCGGCGCTCAATACGAGTGGAACGCCGACACGCCGTTCGCGAGCGACGGATCGAACTGGACCGTCGCCCTTTCGGCGAGGCTCCCGATCTTCGACGGCCTCGAGACGCGCGCGCGCGCGGCGCGGGCCCGCGCCGACCGCGACCGGCTTCAGGCGATTCGCTCCCAGGCCGCCGAAGGCGCGCTCCTGGAGACCCGCGCCGCCGAAGCCGCCCGGAGCGCCGCGTCGGGCCGGCTGATCGCCGCGCGCGGCGCCGTCGGACTCGCGGAGGAGGCGTTGCGCATCGTGAAGGACCGTTACGCCGAAGGGCTCGCGGTCATGGTGGAGCTGCTCGGCGCGGAGGCCGCGCGCACCGCCTCCCTGGCGGAGCTCGCCTCGGCCGAACACGACCTCGCCCTGGCCCGCGCGGCCCACGATTTCGCCGCCGGGCGCCCGCTCGCCCCGGAGGAGGCACGATGA
- a CDS encoding DUF971 domain-containing protein — protein sequence MEPKDIVAFPSGEIGVAWADGHESIWTAKALRCLCPCAECVNEHTGEKMLRDETIPDWIRPVAIEPVGRYGVTIRWSDGHATGIYAFETLRLRCPCEGCTKPTP from the coding sequence ATGGAGCCGAAGGACATCGTTGCGTTCCCGAGCGGGGAGATCGGCGTCGCGTGGGCCGACGGCCACGAGTCGATCTGGACGGCCAAGGCGCTCCGCTGCCTTTGCCCCTGCGCGGAGTGCGTCAACGAGCACACCGGCGAGAAGATGTTGCGCGACGAGACGATTCCCGACTGGATCCGCCCCGTCGCGATCGAGCCGGTGGGGCGCTACGGGGTCACGATCCGGTGGTCGGACGGGCACGCGACCGGGATCTACGCCTTCGAGACGCTGCGCCTTCGGTGCCCGTGCGAGGGTTGCACGAAGCCGACCCCTTAG
- a CDS encoding cryptochrome/photolyase family protein, whose amino-acid sequence MSLFARELALRQPRGTRRRRWLFVPYDQLTDAIGPLSREHPAELGIVLVESPWKASLRPYHRQKLALVLANLRHFALEQAAKGIAVRHVVARGPYREALAPLVAELGPLRTMRPAERELREDLAPLVASGAIVELPHEGWITTTAQFEASQPGPPWRMDAFYRYVRRETGLLMRDGKPLGGKFSHDAANRRPWNGVPTAAQPPRFESDPIKDEAVELVRTRFASHPGELDAGALPATLAEAEATWMWARHACLPLFGPYEDAMSVRSTTLFHTRIAPLLHLHRLLPRRVVDDAASLAVPVAGVEGFVRQVLGWREFVRHVHEATDGFRVGAVREGGPLPPAYWGTPSGLACLDTVVADVWREGYSHHITRLMVLANVATLLDVSPRELTDWFWVAYTDAYDWVVEPNVLGMGTFAAGALMTTKPYVSGAAYLARMSDYCRHCAFDPGSTCPITPLYWAWLERHRVRLEGNPRMTLPLAASAKRGPERAREDAATFERVRGTLARGEPLRPGC is encoded by the coding sequence GTGAGCCTCTTCGCCCGCGAACTGGCCTTGCGCCAGCCCCGGGGGACGAGGCGACGGCGCTGGCTTTTCGTCCCCTACGACCAGCTCACCGACGCGATCGGGCCGCTGTCGCGCGAGCACCCGGCGGAGCTGGGAATCGTCCTCGTCGAGAGCCCGTGGAAGGCCTCGCTCCGGCCGTACCACCGCCAGAAACTCGCGCTCGTCCTCGCGAACCTCAGGCACTTCGCCCTCGAGCAGGCCGCGAAGGGAATCGCGGTACGCCACGTCGTCGCCCGCGGACCGTACCGCGAGGCACTGGCGCCGCTCGTCGCGGAGCTCGGGCCGCTGCGGACGATGCGTCCCGCGGAGCGCGAGCTGCGGGAGGACCTGGCGCCGCTCGTCGCATCGGGGGCCATCGTCGAGCTCCCTCACGAAGGCTGGATCACGACGACCGCCCAGTTCGAGGCCTCGCAACCGGGCCCGCCCTGGCGGATGGACGCCTTCTACCGGTACGTGCGCCGCGAGACGGGCCTGCTGATGCGGGACGGGAAGCCCCTCGGCGGGAAGTTCTCCCACGACGCCGCCAATCGCCGGCCCTGGAACGGCGTTCCGACCGCCGCGCAGCCGCCGCGATTCGAGTCGGACCCGATCAAGGACGAGGCCGTCGAGCTCGTGCGCACGCGTTTCGCCTCGCACCCCGGCGAGCTCGACGCGGGGGCGCTCCCCGCCACCCTCGCGGAGGCCGAAGCGACGTGGATGTGGGCCCGTCACGCGTGCCTGCCGCTTTTCGGTCCCTACGAGGATGCGATGAGCGTCCGGTCGACGACCCTGTTCCACACGCGGATCGCGCCGCTGCTGCATCTCCACCGCCTGCTGCCGCGCCGGGTCGTCGACGACGCCGCGTCGCTCGCCGTGCCGGTCGCCGGCGTCGAGGGGTTCGTGCGGCAGGTGCTCGGGTGGAGGGAGTTCGTCCGGCACGTCCACGAGGCGACCGACGGCTTCCGCGTCGGCGCCGTGCGCGAGGGCGGGCCGCTCCCCCCGGCGTACTGGGGAACGCCGTCGGGCCTCGCCTGCCTCGACACCGTGGTCGCCGACGTCTGGCGCGAGGGCTACTCGCACCACATCACGCGCCTGATGGTGCTCGCGAACGTCGCGACGCTCCTGGACGTGTCGCCGCGCGAGCTCACCGACTGGTTCTGGGTCGCCTACACCGACGCCTACGACTGGGTGGTGGAGCCGAACGTGCTCGGAATGGGGACCTTCGCCGCCGGCGCGCTGATGACGACCAAACCCTACGTCTCCGGGGCCGCCTACCTCGCGAGGATGAGCGACTACTGCCGCCACTGCGCGTTCGACCCGGGGTCCACCTGCCCGATCACGCCCCTGTACTGGGCGTGGCTCGAGCGCCACCGCGTCCGCCTCGAGGGAAACCCGCGCATGACCCTCCCGCTCGCCGCCTCCGCGAAACGCGGCCCCGAACGCGCCCGCGAGGATGCCGCCACCTTCGAGCGCGTCCGCGGGACGCTCGCGCGGGGGGAACCGCTCCGGCCCGGATGCTAG
- a CDS encoding efflux RND transporter periplasmic adaptor subunit: MTPPIRTFLLALAASALACSHAPERPAVAEADPLAATVVAAAPSAVAGSTGATGLVEPWRRAMPSTLLMGRVESILKREGDRVRRGETLARIDARDVDARKAQADAALSAARAAEANARAMRERMERLEARQAASRKNVEDAVLAHEAALAQRRAAEQAVAAASIYSGDAKVQAPFDGVVTARHVEAGDMAAPGASLFTLEDLSKVKVEATVAESAAAALAPGNPVEVRFTTGIARTATITEILPATDPRSRTVVVRVVLDNVDGALRSGSFARLALPGPEGGAAGASVPESAVVRRGPLTGLFVAEAGIARLRWVTLGAAREGSVEVLTGLAAGERVVAPVPPSLEDGRRLTEAAR; encoded by the coding sequence ATGACCCCGCCGATCCGAACGTTCCTGCTCGCGCTGGCGGCGTCCGCGCTGGCGTGTTCCCACGCCCCCGAACGCCCTGCCGTCGCCGAGGCGGACCCGCTCGCCGCCACGGTCGTGGCCGCCGCTCCCTCGGCGGTCGCCGGCTCGACGGGCGCCACGGGACTCGTCGAGCCCTGGCGGCGCGCGATGCCGTCGACCCTTCTGATGGGTCGGGTCGAGTCCATCCTCAAGCGCGAAGGCGATCGCGTTCGCCGCGGCGAGACTCTCGCGCGCATCGACGCGCGGGACGTCGACGCGCGGAAGGCGCAGGCCGACGCCGCGCTCTCGGCCGCGCGGGCCGCGGAAGCCAACGCCCGGGCGATGCGCGAGCGGATGGAGCGCCTGGAGGCCCGACAGGCCGCCTCCCGCAAGAACGTCGAGGACGCGGTCCTGGCCCACGAGGCGGCCCTCGCGCAGCGGCGCGCCGCCGAGCAGGCGGTCGCCGCGGCCTCGATCTACAGCGGCGATGCGAAGGTGCAGGCCCCGTTCGACGGCGTCGTGACCGCGCGTCACGTCGAGGCCGGCGACATGGCCGCCCCCGGCGCGTCGCTGTTCACCCTCGAGGACCTCTCCAAGGTGAAGGTCGAGGCGACCGTCGCGGAGTCGGCGGCGGCGGCGCTCGCCCCCGGAAACCCCGTCGAGGTCCGCTTCACCACGGGCATCGCACGGACGGCGACGATCACGGAGATTCTCCCCGCGACCGATCCGCGCTCGCGCACCGTCGTCGTCCGCGTCGTGCTCGACAACGTCGACGGCGCGCTGCGTTCGGGGAGTTTCGCCAGGCTGGCGCTCCCGGGCCCGGAAGGCGGGGCGGCCGGGGCGAGCGTCCCCGAGAGCGCGGTCGTACGCCGCGGGCCGCTCACGGGGCTTTTCGTCGCGGAGGCGGGGATCGCCCGGCTCCGGTGGGTCACCCTCGGCGCCGCGCGCGAGGGATCGGTCGAGGTCCTCACGGGGCTCGCCGCGGGAGAACGCGTCGTGGCCCCCGTCCCGCCTTCGCTCGAGGACGGCCGCCGCCTGACGGAGGCGGCCCGATGA
- a CDS encoding UPF0158 family protein, with product MKRKPLHIDWDELEAAFENRSEDLVHYLDLVTGEVVLEGQGEEAPADDDDAREDEAAMRPAVMRPDNTRLYVVPFSDDDELGWAEAFVELPDLAADVREKLSAVLDGESAVAFRDALRSEDETRESWFRYRSDCLHQAIDAWLAEHQVNPVKPPPWR from the coding sequence ATGAAGCGCAAACCACTCCACATCGACTGGGACGAGCTCGAAGCCGCATTCGAGAACCGTTCCGAGGATCTCGTGCATTACCTCGATCTCGTGACCGGGGAGGTCGTGCTCGAGGGGCAGGGCGAGGAAGCCCCTGCGGACGACGACGACGCCCGCGAAGACGAGGCGGCGATGCGTCCGGCGGTGATGCGCCCGGACAACACGCGCCTGTACGTGGTTCCCTTCTCCGACGACGACGAGCTCGGGTGGGCGGAGGCGTTCGTCGAGCTTCCCGACCTCGCCGCGGACGTTCGCGAGAAGCTGTCCGCGGTCCTCGACGGGGAGTCGGCGGTGGCGTTCCGGGACGCCCTGCGCTCGGAGGACGAGACCCGCGAGTCCTGGTTCCGCTACCGGTCGGATTGCCTCCACCAGGCGATCGACGCGTGGCTGGCGGAGCACCAGGTGAACCCCGTCAAGCCCCCGCCCTGGCGCTAA
- a CDS encoding EamA family transporter → MKRPPRPWLLAAVFALLCLIWGTTWAAIRVGLEGIPPFTGVAARFAIASAILVALAPVLGARLGSRGPLERRLWVANGFLSFFASYGIVYWSEQFVPSGLAAVLFATFPLFVALLAHAALPGERLTFAGASGVALGFGGVAVIFSEDFTRLGGPGVALAAVVMLGSPIVSAVSNVAIKRWGAGIHPVSLAAVPMGIAAAAMTPVALIVERDRPVVLDAASVGALLYLAIAGSAVTFTLYYWLMSHLPATRVSLIAYVIPLVAVAVGAWLGEPVTFKTLAGTGLVVSGVALAAVSKKSPAPADAGAGRTGKEAGGEA, encoded by the coding sequence ATGAAGCGGCCCCCCCGCCCGTGGCTGCTCGCGGCGGTGTTCGCCCTGTTGTGCCTGATCTGGGGCACGACGTGGGCCGCGATTCGCGTCGGCCTGGAGGGGATTCCGCCGTTCACCGGCGTTGCGGCGCGATTCGCCATCGCGAGCGCGATTCTGGTCGCCCTCGCCCCCGTCTTGGGTGCCAGGCTCGGCTCCCGCGGCCCGCTCGAGCGCCGGCTCTGGGTCGCGAACGGGTTCCTGTCGTTCTTCGCCTCCTACGGGATCGTCTACTGGAGCGAGCAGTTCGTCCCGTCGGGCCTCGCCGCGGTGCTCTTCGCCACCTTCCCGCTCTTCGTCGCGCTCCTCGCGCACGCGGCGCTTCCCGGCGAGCGGCTGACCTTCGCCGGAGCGTCCGGCGTCGCGCTGGGGTTCGGCGGGGTCGCCGTGATCTTCTCGGAGGACTTCACGCGCCTGGGGGGCCCCGGCGTCGCGCTCGCCGCCGTCGTGATGCTCGGGTCGCCGATCGTCTCCGCCGTCTCGAACGTGGCGATCAAGCGTTGGGGAGCGGGCATCCACCCGGTCTCCCTCGCGGCGGTTCCCATGGGGATCGCCGCCGCAGCGATGACCCCCGTGGCGTTGATCGTCGAACGCGACCGCCCGGTCGTCCTCGACGCGGCCTCGGTCGGCGCGCTGCTCTACCTCGCGATCGCGGGCTCCGCGGTCACCTTCACCCTTTACTACTGGCTCATGTCCCACCTTCCCGCCACACGCGTCTCGCTGATCGCCTACGTCATCCCGCTGGTGGCGGTGGCGGTCGGAGCCTGGCTCGGCGAGCCGGTGACCTTCAAGACGCTCGCGGGGACCGGGCTCGTGGTGTCGGGGGTCGCGCTCGCGGCCGTGTCGAAAAAGAGCCCGGCCCCGGCGGATGCCGGGGCCGGGAGGACCGGAAAGGAGGCCGGAGGAGAGGCCTAG
- the alr gene encoding alanine racemase yields MPLNWVEIDAQALRDNVGQFRRRLGAGPAFFPVVKSNAYGHGMLECAAIVREAGADGLCVNNLDEGIALRRAGHDARILVLGYVPLDGAGEVAALGLEPVLYNDRSADAFGEAGRRAGRPVRVHLKVETGTHRQGVEESRVPAFVRRILANDGLSLAGVSTHFANIEDTTDHTFAESQIAAFDRIVATARASGARGFLRHAACSAATVLFNRTHLDLVRVGISLYGLWSSRETYVSCLERGKPSLALRPVLSWKTRVAQVKLVPEGGYVGYGCTYRATRDLTVAVLPVGYYEGYDRGLSGVAHVLLKGKRAPVRGRVCMNMCMVDVTDIPGVGPEDEVVLLGAQGDEVVGAEQLASWCGTIAYEVVTRIHPGLARVVV; encoded by the coding sequence GTGCCGCTCAACTGGGTCGAGATCGACGCGCAGGCGCTGCGCGACAACGTCGGCCAGTTCCGCCGGCGCCTGGGCGCGGGGCCGGCGTTCTTCCCGGTCGTGAAATCGAACGCCTACGGGCACGGGATGCTCGAGTGCGCGGCGATCGTGCGCGAGGCGGGCGCCGACGGCCTGTGCGTGAACAACCTCGACGAGGGGATCGCGCTGCGCCGCGCGGGGCACGACGCGAGGATCCTCGTCCTGGGGTACGTGCCGCTGGACGGCGCGGGGGAGGTCGCGGCGCTCGGACTCGAGCCGGTGCTCTACAACGACCGCTCCGCCGACGCGTTCGGCGAGGCCGGGCGAAGGGCGGGGCGTCCCGTGCGCGTGCACCTCAAGGTGGAGACCGGGACGCACCGGCAGGGGGTGGAGGAGTCGCGGGTCCCGGCGTTCGTCCGGCGGATCCTCGCGAACGACGGGCTCTCCCTCGCCGGCGTCTCCACCCACTTCGCCAACATCGAGGACACCACCGACCACACCTTCGCCGAGTCGCAGATCGCCGCGTTCGACCGCATCGTCGCCACGGCCCGCGCCTCGGGAGCTCGGGGGTTTCTCCGCCACGCCGCCTGCTCCGCGGCGACGGTGCTCTTCAATCGGACCCACCTCGATCTCGTGCGCGTGGGGATCTCGCTGTACGGGTTGTGGTCGTCGCGCGAGACGTACGTCTCGTGCCTCGAGCGCGGGAAACCGTCGCTCGCGTTGCGCCCGGTCCTGTCGTGGAAGACCCGGGTCGCCCAGGTCAAGCTCGTCCCGGAGGGGGGCTACGTCGGGTACGGTTGCACCTACCGCGCCACCCGGGACCTGACCGTGGCCGTCCTTCCGGTCGGGTACTACGAGGGATACGACCGGGGCCTCTCGGGTGTGGCGCACGTGCTCCTCAAAGGCAAGCGCGCCCCGGTGCGCGGGCGCGTATGCATGAACATGTGCATGGTCGACGTCACGGACATCCCCGGGGTCGGTCCGGAGGACGAGGTGGTGCTGCTCGGGGCCCAGGGGGACGAGGTCGTCGGGGCCGAGCAACTGGCGTCGTGGTGCGGCACGATCGCCTACGAGGTCGTGACGCGAATCCACCCCGGCCTCGCCCGGGTCGTCGTTTGA